In Priestia megaterium NBRC 15308 = ATCC 14581, the following proteins share a genomic window:
- a CDS encoding sigma-54-dependent transcriptional regulator, protein MQHITKILGIAPYEELRHSMENVGSIFSNISLNTYTGDLHEGKNLALEMIHNDYDIVISRGGTADLIRKNISIPVIDVSISVYDILGAIKLAKNYTSKFAIVGYSSITETAHLICDILDYSVEIYTIDDSSDHLGLLKSLEKKGIELVLCDAITNKLALEISLNTILITSGSESIKRTYEQAIELNMHLQKLKLQNNLLTEAIEKFKTDCLILSSQFELIYSSLDSETNASIYNYLLNKKETTSFTQSHTFYHSVNNTVYNLKVNRSKEKNDVFYIVIVQKSVTPIMNSKFGVTYEDKSEVEKKLNNNLYKNPIITDDINNKIKQMNSNNSPIILLGERGTGKDIVSQCVFTSQKNNNHTLVAINSHLLNDAMWKHLLNTNNGPFLEYGNTIQFNRFDKISHENFEKLLTIIEYTNLHVNNRLIFICEKTSEGRTSEFYKELMSRMNSISFLLPPLRERRNELSAILTMFLNKVNIENNTDIVGYEPSALTALSQYNWPGNFKQLKQVLTELVYLAKSLYITSNTVNSILGKQQMVENMSNSEDGMNILFNNSKTLHEFNLDIIQLVLDYHNGNQTLAAEQLGISRTTLWRYLNK, encoded by the coding sequence TTGCAACACATAACAAAAATCCTTGGTATCGCACCTTATGAAGAGTTAAGACACTCAATGGAAAATGTAGGATCCATATTTTCTAATATTTCACTAAATACGTATACTGGTGATTTACATGAAGGAAAAAACCTGGCCTTGGAGATGATTCATAACGATTATGATATTGTTATATCAAGGGGAGGTACTGCTGACTTAATCAGGAAGAATATCTCTATACCCGTTATAGATGTTTCGATATCCGTATATGACATTTTAGGAGCGATCAAACTAGCAAAGAACTATACCTCTAAATTTGCTATTGTAGGTTATTCGAGTATTACTGAAACAGCTCATTTAATTTGTGACATATTAGACTATTCTGTGGAAATATACACCATTGATGATTCTAGTGATCATTTAGGTCTACTAAAGTCATTGGAGAAAAAAGGGATTGAATTAGTGCTTTGTGATGCAATAACGAACAAACTCGCACTAGAAATTTCTTTAAATACGATTCTTATTACATCAGGAAGTGAAAGTATTAAACGTACTTATGAACAAGCAATAGAGTTAAATATGCACCTTCAAAAATTAAAATTACAAAATAACTTACTTACAGAAGCCATTGAAAAATTTAAAACTGACTGTTTAATTTTATCCAGTCAGTTTGAGTTGATTTATTCAAGTTTAGATTCCGAAACGAATGCCTCAATCTATAATTATTTGCTTAATAAAAAAGAGACGACCTCATTTACTCAATCACATACTTTTTATCATTCAGTAAACAACACTGTATATAACTTAAAAGTAAATCGTTCAAAAGAGAAAAATGATGTTTTTTATATTGTTATTGTGCAAAAATCTGTAACACCTATCATGAATTCTAAATTTGGTGTTACATATGAAGATAAGTCAGAAGTAGAAAAAAAATTAAATAATAATTTATATAAAAATCCGATTATCACAGATGATATTAACAATAAAATTAAACAAATGAATTCAAATAATTCGCCGATTATATTATTAGGAGAAAGAGGTACGGGGAAAGATATCGTATCTCAATGTGTATTCACCAGTCAGAAAAATAACAATCATACATTAGTAGCTATTAATTCGCACTTACTAAATGATGCCATGTGGAAACACCTTTTAAATACAAATAACGGTCCTTTTCTTGAATATGGTAATACAATCCAGTTTAATCGTTTTGATAAAATTTCACATGAAAACTTTGAAAAGTTACTCACTATTATTGAATATACTAACTTACACGTAAATAACCGACTCATCTTTATTTGCGAAAAAACATCGGAAGGTCGCACATCAGAATTTTATAAAGAATTAATGAGCCGAATGAATTCGATAAGTTTTCTTCTACCTCCACTAAGAGAAAGAAGAAATGAACTATCGGCTATATTAACGATGTTTTTAAATAAGGTAAATATTGAAAACAATACGGATATTGTAGGTTACGAGCCTAGTGCCCTGACTGCTCTCTCACAATATAATTGGCCCGGTAATTTCAAACAGTTAAAGCAAGTTCTAACCGAACTAGTTTACTTAGCTAAATCCCTATATATAACTAGTAATACTGTCAACAGTATTTTGGGCAAACAACAAATGGTCGAAAATATGTCTAATTCAGAAGATGGAATGAACATTTTATTTAACAATAGCAAAACATTACATGAATTTAATTTGGATATAATCCAGCTAGTACTTGATTATCATAACGGCAACCAAACGTTAGCAGCTGAGCAGCTGGGCATCAGTCGAACGACGTTATGGAGATATTTAAATAAATAA
- a CDS encoding four-carbon acid sugar kinase family protein has translation MVRVLIMADDFTGALDTGVQFSNYGVHTLVTSDLEFEFWETTDQIEVLVFNTETRYLNKCEAYEVIKKIAIKAKDENIQYIFKKVDSALRGNVASELRALSDVFEDVTIPFIPAYPEQNRFSFEGILYIDSIPVSKSVFGQDPYEPVTESHIPSLLLKEADLKTSITKKYKIPPKEERILLMESHSDEEMLSQGHELLMNDALNITAGCAGFGKALANIIYNKRTITQNDINFPLLIVCGSVNPVTKKQIAFAENNGFDRISLTMEQLCDKQYWDTVKGQEDMNQYLKMDQPLMFETYGNILADKVNGVPEERTELRFRIGQSLGYLVKNLMLSDINRTLLFTGGDTLYQSMRVLGINEIKPLKELFPGIVLGSIDFEDKKHYIITKSGGLGNEDLFIKLNELIRNKGDAYYVKSI, from the coding sequence ATGGTAAGGGTACTAATAATGGCTGATGATTTTACGGGAGCACTTGATACGGGTGTTCAGTTCTCTAATTACGGTGTTCATACTTTAGTGACTTCTGATTTAGAGTTTGAATTTTGGGAAACTACAGATCAAATAGAGGTACTGGTTTTTAATACTGAAACAAGATATTTGAATAAATGTGAAGCATACGAAGTGATTAAGAAGATAGCCATAAAAGCCAAAGATGAAAATATTCAATATATATTTAAAAAAGTTGATTCAGCATTAAGAGGAAATGTTGCTTCTGAGTTAAGAGCCTTGAGTGATGTCTTCGAAGATGTAACCATTCCTTTTATTCCGGCGTACCCAGAACAAAACCGCTTTAGTTTCGAAGGAATCTTATATATAGATTCAATACCAGTAAGTAAAAGTGTTTTTGGACAAGATCCATACGAACCGGTCACGGAAAGTCATATCCCATCTCTTCTACTTAAAGAAGCAGATTTAAAAACGTCTATTACAAAAAAATATAAAATTCCACCAAAAGAAGAAAGAATTTTGTTAATGGAAAGTCACTCCGATGAGGAGATGCTATCTCAAGGGCATGAGCTATTAATGAACGATGCATTAAACATAACGGCGGGGTGTGCAGGGTTTGGTAAAGCATTAGCAAATATCATCTATAATAAAAGAACTATAACTCAAAATGATATTAACTTCCCGTTATTAATAGTATGTGGAAGCGTGAACCCAGTAACAAAAAAACAAATTGCATTTGCCGAAAATAACGGGTTTGATAGAATCTCGTTAACGATGGAGCAACTTTGTGATAAACAATATTGGGATACAGTAAAAGGGCAAGAAGATATGAATCAATATTTAAAAATGGACCAACCTTTAATGTTTGAAACATATGGGAATATATTGGCAGATAAAGTGAATGGAGTACCCGAAGAAAGAACTGAACTAAGGTTTAGAATTGGGCAGTCTCTCGGATACTTAGTAAAGAATCTTATGTTAAGTGACATTAATAGAACTTTATTATTTACCGGAGGAGATACTTTATATCAATCAATGAGAGTATTAGGGATTAACGAAATTAAACCTCTGAAAGAATTATTCCCAGGAATTGTTCTTGGAAGTATCGATTTTGAAGATAAAAAACATTATATCATTACAAAGTCTGGCGGATTGGGTAATGAAGATCTATTTATTAAATTAAATGAATTGATTCGTAACAAAGGAGATGCATATTATGTTAAATCAATATAA
- a CDS encoding iron-containing alcohol dehydrogenase — protein MLNQYNLKMPTNVFAGPDAMQNLDTIIKDGVKKITIFTGNEIFKLGLLDEVISIIEKNNIEYEILSDIPTEPSYTEAQKVIDQFKALNSDFIIGVGGGSVMDIAKLASVLSTDDYTVKDLLENPLLAKKQVSSLMIPTTAGTGSEATPNSIVGVPEKNLKVGIVNGELIADHVILESNMIKNLPKSIAAATGIDALAHAIECFTSKKANPISDTFALEALDLILNNIIEACTNPDALEAKRKMLLGSFYAGVAITSSGTTAVHALSYPLGGKYHIAHGVSNAILLTPVMKFNEPVIKELLAKAYDRVVKETNEELTVNEKSKYIIDLLENIVETLEIPTSLKAFNVPKEDLEALVEAGMEVQRLLVNNMREVTPDDARKIYLEIM, from the coding sequence ATGTTAAATCAATATAATTTAAAAATGCCAACCAATGTATTTGCAGGTCCAGATGCCATGCAAAACCTAGATACAATTATTAAAGATGGTGTAAAAAAAATCACGATATTTACAGGTAACGAAATATTCAAGCTTGGATTGCTAGACGAAGTTATCAGTATTATAGAAAAAAATAATATCGAGTACGAAATCTTATCTGATATTCCAACAGAGCCATCTTACACGGAAGCTCAAAAGGTTATTGACCAATTTAAAGCATTGAACTCTGATTTTATCATTGGGGTCGGTGGTGGAAGTGTTATGGACATTGCCAAATTAGCATCAGTGTTATCCACTGATGATTATACGGTAAAAGATTTACTCGAGAACCCGTTATTAGCTAAAAAACAAGTATCATCATTAATGATTCCCACCACAGCCGGTACAGGCTCTGAAGCAACTCCTAATAGCATTGTAGGAGTACCTGAAAAAAACTTAAAAGTTGGGATTGTAAATGGTGAATTGATTGCTGACCATGTGATTTTAGAAAGCAACATGATTAAAAATTTGCCGAAATCTATTGCTGCAGCAACAGGTATTGATGCTCTAGCTCATGCTATCGAATGTTTTACTTCAAAAAAAGCAAATCCAATCAGTGATACGTTTGCACTAGAGGCACTAGATTTAATCTTAAATAACATTATTGAAGCTTGCACAAATCCAGATGCGCTTGAAGCTAAGCGTAAGATGTTATTAGGTTCTTTCTATGCTGGGGTAGCGATTACTTCCTCAGGAACTACTGCGGTTCATGCATTGTCTTATCCTTTAGGTGGAAAATATCACATTGCTCATGGTGTTTCTAATGCCATTCTACTAACACCAGTTATGAAATTTAATGAGCCCGTTATTAAAGAACTTTTGGCTAAAGCATATGATCGAGTTGTAAAAGAAACAAATGAAGAACTAACTGTAAATGAAAAATCAAAATATATCATCGATTTATTAGAAAACATAGTGGAAACACTTGAAATTCCAACTAGTTTAAAAGCTTTTAATGTACCTAAGGAAGATCTAGAAGCATTAGTAGAGGCTGGAATGGAAGTTCAAAGACTACTTGTCAATAATATGAGAGAAGTAACACCAGACGATGCTCGTAAAATTTATCTAGAAATTATGTAG
- the dapA gene encoding 4-hydroxy-tetrahydrodipicolinate synthase, translated as MQNKLKGIITPIVTPMFDNEEVNYEELVNQVNRVIENGVHGIFTFGTNGEGYILSEEEKVHVMETVVDIVADRVPVYASTGLVGTQDTIRLSLEAKRVGVDYLSIITPYFAAATQEEIYTHFKTVAEAVDMPIVLYNIPARTGNMIQPATVEKLSHIDNIVGVKDSSGNFDNILQYIERTRNREDFSVLSGNDSLILWTLLAGGTGGIAGCSNVYPFTMAQIYEQFVKGNIEESRNYQDSIRSFRDCFKFANPNTVVKMAVELLGYPVGKCRAPFNQVSAEGIAALKSVLNENIEAGMK; from the coding sequence TTGCAAAACAAATTAAAAGGAATTATCACACCAATTGTTACACCTATGTTTGACAATGAAGAAGTGAACTATGAAGAACTCGTAAATCAAGTAAATAGAGTTATTGAGAATGGTGTTCACGGTATTTTTACGTTCGGTACTAATGGAGAAGGCTATATTTTAAGCGAAGAAGAAAAAGTGCATGTTATGGAAACAGTAGTTGATATAGTAGCGGACAGGGTTCCAGTCTATGCATCAACAGGGTTAGTTGGAACACAAGATACCATTCGCTTATCTTTAGAAGCAAAGCGTGTTGGGGTAGACTATCTATCAATCATTACACCGTATTTTGCAGCAGCAACCCAAGAAGAGATTTATACGCATTTTAAAACAGTTGCTGAAGCGGTTGATATGCCTATTGTTTTATACAATATTCCAGCTCGAACAGGCAATATGATTCAACCTGCGACTGTTGAAAAACTAAGTCATATTGACAATATCGTAGGAGTCAAAGATAGTAGCGGAAACTTTGATAATATTCTTCAATATATCGAAAGAACAAGAAATAGAGAAGATTTCTCTGTGCTATCAGGGAATGATTCATTAATATTATGGACGTTACTTGCTGGGGGAACAGGTGGTATTGCGGGATGTTCGAATGTATATCCGTTTACTATGGCGCAAATATACGAACAATTTGTAAAGGGTAACATTGAAGAATCCCGTAACTATCAAGATTCTATCAGAAGTTTTAGAGATTGTTTTAAATTTGCAAATCCAAATACTGTGGTAAAAATGGCTGTTGAACTACTCGGTTATCCGGTTGGGAAATGCCGTGCACCATTCAATCAAGTGTCCGCTGAAGGAATTGCAGCATTAAAATCTGTATTAAATGAAAATATTGAAGCAGGAATGAAATAG